A genomic segment from Streptomyces sp. NBC_00459 encodes:
- a CDS encoding cation:proton antiporter: MTVLAAGSQEQRIATMLLGVGVILLVGAALGSLARRLGQPKVIGEITAGIVLGPSLLGLLPGDLSERLFPVDVRPLLSAVAQVGLVLFMFVVGWEFERRLIRPYARLAAGVSLSSIVLAFGLGVAAAVVLYPQHDTVAGHHISFTAFATFMGTAMSVTAFPVLARILTENRLADTRVGTLSLASAAIDDVLAWCLLAYVSALVSSDGDYAGLARIGVLSVVFVALMFLVVRPLVARLVWRWAAMERWNLLLAVLCAGVFVSSWLTSWIGIHQIFGAFLFGFVMPREPRRVLAAHLRRPLDDVSLVLLPVFFIVTGLGVDLGALTATDYLALLLVIGVACAGKLVGAIVPARLFGLSWREAKDLGVLMNTRGLTELIILNAAVSLGVLDGRMFTMLVIMALVTTAMAAPLLSRREHLTAGVTQKVGTPVADATPPHT; this comes from the coding sequence ATGACCGTCCTGGCGGCCGGGAGCCAGGAGCAGCGAATCGCGACCATGCTGCTCGGCGTCGGCGTGATCCTGCTGGTCGGTGCCGCGCTCGGGTCACTCGCCCGGCGGCTGGGCCAGCCCAAGGTGATCGGCGAGATCACCGCCGGCATCGTGCTCGGCCCGAGCCTTCTCGGTCTGTTGCCCGGTGACCTGTCGGAGCGTCTGTTCCCGGTCGACGTAAGGCCGTTGCTCTCGGCGGTCGCCCAGGTCGGCCTGGTCCTCTTCATGTTCGTGGTCGGCTGGGAGTTCGAACGGCGGTTGATACGGCCGTACGCACGTCTGGCGGCGGGCGTCTCGCTGTCGTCCATCGTGCTCGCCTTCGGACTGGGCGTCGCAGCGGCGGTCGTCCTGTATCCGCAGCACGACACGGTGGCCGGCCACCACATCTCCTTCACCGCCTTCGCCACGTTCATGGGCACTGCGATGTCCGTGACGGCGTTCCCCGTGCTGGCGCGGATCCTGACCGAGAACCGGCTGGCCGACACCCGCGTGGGCACCTTGTCGCTGGCCAGTGCGGCGATCGACGACGTCCTGGCCTGGTGTCTGCTGGCGTATGTGTCGGCGCTGGTCAGCTCGGACGGCGACTACGCGGGCCTGGCCCGGATCGGGGTGCTCAGCGTGGTCTTCGTCGCGCTGATGTTCCTGGTCGTGCGGCCGCTGGTCGCCCGGCTGGTGTGGCGGTGGGCCGCCATGGAGCGCTGGAACCTGCTGCTCGCGGTGCTGTGCGCAGGGGTGTTCGTCTCGTCGTGGCTGACCTCGTGGATCGGCATCCACCAGATCTTCGGCGCGTTCCTGTTCGGCTTCGTCATGCCGCGCGAACCCAGGCGGGTCCTCGCGGCGCACCTTCGCCGGCCGCTGGACGACGTCAGCCTCGTCCTGCTGCCGGTGTTCTTCATCGTCACCGGCCTCGGTGTCGACCTCGGCGCCCTGACCGCGACCGACTACCTGGCCCTGCTCCTCGTCATCGGCGTGGCGTGCGCGGGCAAGCTGGTGGGCGCGATCGTCCCGGCCCGGCTGTTCGGGCTGTCCTGGCGCGAGGCCAAGGACCTGGGTGTGCTGATGAACACCCGTGGCCTGACCGAACTCATCATCCTCAACGCCGCCGTGAGCCTCGGAGTGCTCGACGGACGCATGTTCACCATGCTGGTGATCATGGCTCTCGTGACGACGGCGATGGCGGCCCCGCTGCTGTCCCGGCGCGAGCACCTCACGGCCGGCGTGACACAGAAGGTCGGTACACCCGTCGCGGACGCGACCCCGCCGCACACCTGA
- a CDS encoding nuclear transport factor 2 family protein has translation MNSLTSAAEIGTLLDRYLIGLDADKLDDEWARTLFSDDARVEFPMSRHEGIEGLAAWHRQALDAFARTQHLNSPAVVDLTGEKRAVLRANLVSTHVHHPDAPGDPLFVSGTLVHGEARHTERGWRLTELSFRLVWATGNPPGPRETR, from the coding sequence ATGAATTCATTGACGTCAGCAGCAGAAATAGGCACTCTGCTGGACCGATATCTCATAGGCCTCGACGCGGACAAACTCGACGACGAGTGGGCGCGCACGCTGTTCAGCGACGACGCCCGCGTCGAGTTCCCGATGAGCCGGCACGAGGGCATCGAAGGACTCGCCGCCTGGCACCGACAGGCACTGGACGCCTTCGCGCGCACCCAGCACCTCAACTCTCCGGCGGTCGTGGACCTCACCGGCGAGAAGCGGGCGGTGCTGCGCGCCAACCTGGTCTCCACGCACGTGCACCATCCGGACGCGCCCGGCGACCCGCTGTTCGTCTCCGGCACGCTCGTTCACGGCGAGGCCCGCCACACCGAAAGGGGCTGGCGTCTGACGGAGCTGTCGTTCCGGCTGGTCTGGGCGACGGGCAATCCGCCCGGGCCGAGGGAGACCCGATGA
- a CDS encoding antibiotic biosynthesis monooxygenase family protein has product MPKITADAKNLTVLNLFSTDSAEKQDSLLAAMREIVDAAAYDGWISSTVHSGQTKFGTANFIQWRSTEDLESRYAGEEFKHRTLPLFGEITTAIRLLQNEAVFSQQKSGVGEAEIGPDRDDYTAIDLYGVSEKHQDDLVDALGVSQDWLQKVPGYRSHTVLRGLRGRGIEGKWVVVYSQWDSKEAYDAFREQPGAERSAERRRTDARVDALAIWRDSNTYRVVHTRSAGE; this is encoded by the coding sequence ATGCCGAAGATCACAGCCGATGCCAAGAACCTGACCGTGCTCAACCTGTTCTCGACGGACTCCGCCGAGAAGCAGGACAGCCTGCTCGCCGCCATGCGCGAGATCGTCGACGCCGCGGCCTATGACGGCTGGATCTCCAGCACCGTGCACAGCGGGCAGACCAAGTTCGGCACCGCCAACTTCATCCAGTGGCGCTCCACCGAGGACCTGGAGAGCCGGTACGCCGGCGAGGAGTTCAAGCACCGCACGCTGCCGCTGTTCGGTGAGATCACCACGGCGATACGGCTGCTCCAGAACGAGGCGGTCTTCAGTCAGCAGAAGTCGGGTGTCGGGGAGGCCGAGATCGGGCCGGACCGCGACGACTACACGGCCATCGACCTGTACGGCGTCAGCGAGAAGCACCAGGACGACCTGGTCGACGCGCTCGGCGTGTCCCAGGACTGGCTCCAGAAGGTCCCGGGGTACCGCAGCCACACGGTGCTGCGCGGTCTGCGCGGGCGCGGCATCGAGGGCAAGTGGGTCGTCGTCTACTCGCAGTGGGACAGCAAGGAGGCGTACGACGCGTTCCGCGAGCAGCCGGGCGCGGAGCGGTCGGCGGAGCGGCGGAGGACCGACGCCCGGGTGGACGCGCTGGCCATCTGGCGGGACTCCAACACCTACCGCGTGGTGCACACCCGGTCGGCGGGCGAGTGA
- a CDS encoding response regulator transcription factor produces MRVLVIDPDDGTAEPLVCRLVRNGHQVRRARTGRAALDAWEQAEVVLLDLELPDVDGLQVCAEIRARGTTPLITFTSRDTELDRVLSLRSGADDCLVKPYGFRELIARMNAVTRRVATGGGPAGVSCGALRLDPGTREAWVGEKLLELTRKEFDILLLLASAPETVISRRSLIAGVWADEWAISTRTVDTHVSALRAKLGAGWITTVRGVGYRLEETSRTVAPPGRAEPGGAGGLPDPFDGMAS; encoded by the coding sequence ATGCGCGTACTTGTGATAGATCCGGACGACGGCACCGCCGAGCCACTGGTCTGCCGTCTGGTGCGCAACGGCCATCAGGTCCGGCGGGCCCGCACCGGGCGGGCGGCCCTCGATGCGTGGGAGCAGGCCGAAGTGGTCCTGCTCGACCTGGAGTTGCCCGATGTCGACGGTCTTCAGGTGTGCGCCGAGATCCGGGCCCGGGGCACCACACCGCTGATCACCTTCACCAGCCGGGACACCGAACTGGACCGGGTGCTCAGCCTGCGGTCGGGCGCGGACGACTGTCTGGTGAAGCCGTACGGGTTCCGGGAGCTGATCGCCCGGATGAACGCCGTGACGCGGCGCGTCGCCACGGGAGGTGGTCCGGCCGGCGTGTCCTGCGGGGCCCTGCGTCTGGACCCCGGCACCAGGGAGGCGTGGGTCGGCGAAAAGCTCCTGGAGCTGACCCGCAAGGAGTTCGACATCCTCCTGCTGCTGGCCTCGGCACCGGAGACGGTGATCTCACGGCGCAGCCTGATCGCCGGGGTCTGGGCGGACGAGTGGGCCATCTCCACCCGCACGGTCGACACCCACGTCAGCGCCCTGCGCGCCAAGTTGGGCGCGGGCTGGATCACCACGGTCAGAGGCGTCGGCTACCGCCTGGAGGAGACCTCCCGGACCGTCGCACCGCCGGGCCGTGCGGAGCCCGGCGGTGCGGGCGGGCTCCCGGACCCCTTTGACGGAATGGCGAGCTGA